In the Leptospira sp. WS4.C2 genome, one interval contains:
- a CDS encoding sodium:solute symporter family protein, translating to MIPFHFFDYLFFLFPFVVIILILLRFRFKQTSTKEYFQAEGSLSWFVAGTAMVATTFAADTPLAVTEIIRGQGIAGNWIWWYMSVGGFVTVFFFSKLWKRSGASTDLELIQLRYSGKEAIFLRGFKSFVIGFLLNLVILGWVNLAMLKIIPVFFPLWTASHILVYLLLFGVFYTSIAGLRGISYIDVFQFFLAWMGCILFAYFAINLPVIGGLEGLKSKLDSSKILFFPNGSSGTLPWDHFLILLTVLWWSSWYPGSEPGGGGYIAQRILATKNEDAALKGSLWFVIAHYFVRPWPWILVALVSLLLYPNLSEVESGKGFLMVLQEGMPNGMMGLMLSAFLAAYLSTLATHLNWGASYLVNDLWKPILEKGRSDAYYLKVSYGVQILTAVCSFFLAVYGMETIKGAWVFLLEASSGIGFILIARWFFWRISAWTEIFAFILSPVLYLLFSIYLKVEFPYSILYTSLTASVLLILSTYILPNTDREVLVRFYETTKPPFFFWKGLFKEVSNQKQIIYQNRLGISLLGTLSGLSFVFGGLYTIQCLVWKEGYLLIGLPVFILGLVGLYHALRSLQNQSGN from the coding sequence ATGATTCCTTTTCATTTTTTTGATTATCTTTTTTTCCTTTTTCCTTTTGTAGTCATCATTCTCATTTTACTTCGATTTCGTTTTAAACAAACATCCACGAAAGAATACTTTCAAGCAGAAGGAAGTTTGTCTTGGTTTGTGGCGGGTACTGCCATGGTGGCAACCACTTTTGCAGCAGACACACCTCTTGCGGTAACAGAGATCATTCGAGGGCAAGGGATTGCCGGAAATTGGATTTGGTGGTATATGTCTGTTGGTGGATTTGTCACTGTATTTTTCTTTTCCAAACTCTGGAAGAGGTCGGGTGCATCCACTGATTTGGAACTGATCCAACTGCGATATAGTGGAAAGGAAGCGATTTTTTTGAGAGGATTCAAATCCTTTGTCATCGGTTTTTTACTCAATCTAGTGATTCTTGGTTGGGTAAATTTAGCCATGTTAAAAATCATTCCTGTTTTTTTCCCACTTTGGACTGCGTCCCATATTCTCGTTTACTTACTGTTATTTGGTGTTTTCTATACATCCATAGCTGGCCTTAGAGGAATTTCTTATATTGATGTTTTTCAATTCTTTTTAGCTTGGATGGGTTGTATTCTTTTTGCCTATTTTGCTATCAACTTACCTGTCATTGGCGGACTCGAAGGTCTAAAATCAAAACTCGATAGTAGTAAAATTTTATTTTTCCCAAATGGAAGTTCAGGAACCCTTCCTTGGGATCATTTTTTAATTCTCCTAACTGTACTTTGGTGGTCTAGTTGGTATCCAGGTTCTGAACCTGGGGGTGGTGGATACATTGCCCAACGCATCCTTGCCACAAAAAATGAAGATGCTGCCTTGAAAGGTTCTTTATGGTTTGTGATTGCCCATTATTTTGTTCGTCCTTGGCCATGGATTTTGGTCGCTCTTGTATCCCTCCTTCTTTACCCAAATCTATCTGAAGTAGAAAGTGGCAAAGGTTTTCTTATGGTATTACAAGAAGGAATGCCTAACGGAATGATGGGTCTTATGCTCAGTGCCTTCCTTGCCGCATACCTTTCCACACTGGCAACTCATTTAAACTGGGGAGCCTCTTACCTTGTGAATGACCTTTGGAAACCGATCTTAGAGAAAGGAAGGTCTGATGCATACTATCTAAAAGTTTCTTATGGTGTCCAAATCCTAACAGCGGTTTGCTCCTTCTTCCTTGCAGTGTACGGAATGGAAACTATCAAAGGGGCGTGGGTCTTTTTACTCGAAGCATCCTCTGGAATTGGATTTATCTTGATTGCACGTTGGTTTTTTTGGCGAATTTCGGCTTGGACAGAAATTTTTGCCTTTATCCTTTCTCCCGTTTTATATTTGCTTTTTTCAATTTATCTAAAAGTAGAATTCCCTTATTCCATTCTTTATACTTCTCTTACAGCCAGTGTCTTATTGATTTTATCCACTTATATCTTGCCAAATACCGATAGGGAAGTTTTAGTTCGGTTCTATGAAACAACCAAACCTCCCTTTTTCTTTTGGAAGGGTCTCTTCAAAGAAGTATCAAACCAGAAACAAATCATCTACCAAAATCGTTTAGGTATCTCTCTTCTCGGAACTCTCTCTGGTCTCTCTTTTGTTTTCGGTGGGCTATATACGATCCAATGTCTAGTTTGGAAAGAGGGTTATTTACTCATTGGTCTTCCCGTTTTTATACTAGGATTAGTTGGTCTGTATCATGCTCTCCGGTCTTTACAAAACCAATCAGGAAATTAA
- the hisF gene encoding imidazole glycerol phosphate synthase subunit HisF has protein sequence MDELTKRVIPCLDIKGGRVVKGVQFVNLIDAGDPVSCAVAYEENKADELCFLDITASSDKRDILLHLVEQVANRLFIPFTVGGGIRTIEDVKAVLNKGADKVSINTSAFQNPKLLKDSSEIYGSQCIVCAIDVKFHPERKRYEVYLNGGRLETGREALDWGREAVEMGAGEILLTSMDKDGTKDGFDITLMKSFTSNLSIPIIASGGAGNPEHMAEVILRGGADAVLAASIFHFGEFSIQETKQTMKEMGIKVRL, from the coding sequence ATGGACGAACTAACCAAAAGAGTCATCCCTTGTTTGGATATCAAAGGGGGAAGAGTAGTCAAAGGTGTACAGTTTGTAAACCTGATTGATGCCGGTGATCCTGTGTCTTGTGCTGTTGCTTATGAAGAAAACAAAGCAGATGAACTCTGTTTTTTAGACATCACTGCTTCTTCGGATAAACGAGATATCCTTCTACACTTAGTGGAACAAGTGGCTAATAGACTCTTTATTCCTTTCACTGTAGGTGGAGGGATTCGCACCATCGAAGATGTTAAGGCAGTACTCAATAAGGGTGCTGATAAAGTTTCTATCAATACCAGTGCCTTCCAAAATCCAAAACTACTCAAAGATTCAAGTGAAATTTATGGATCACAATGCATTGTTTGCGCTATTGATGTCAAATTCCATCCAGAACGAAAAAGATACGAAGTTTACTTAAATGGTGGGCGTTTGGAAACAGGTAGAGAAGCACTTGATTGGGGAAGGGAAGCCGTTGAGATGGGTGCGGGAGAAATCCTTCTTACCTCAATGGATAAAGATGGAACCAAAGATGGATTTGATATCACACTAATGAAATCCTTCACTTCCAATCTTTCCATTCCGATCATTGCCTCTGGTGGAGCTGGAAATCCAGAACATATGGCAGAAGTCATCCTACGCGGAGGTGCAGATGCGGTCCTTGCTGCTTCTATTTTTCACTTTGGAGAATTTTCCATCCAAGAAACCAAACAAACAATGAAAGAGATGGGAATCAAAGTGAGACTATGA